In Armatimonadota bacterium, one DNA window encodes the following:
- a CDS encoding metalloregulator ArsR/SmtB family transcription factor yields MVAATRLDRTDLERRARALAAAGDPVRLAMLTLLARHRALCVCEIQAAFPLGQPTVSHHLRVLREAGVVDVVRRGRWAYYSVRRDALADLARGMLALTRSEV; encoded by the coding sequence GTGGTGGCCGCGACCCGGCTGGACCGGACAGACCTGGAGCGCCGGGCGCGCGCGCTGGCCGCGGCGGGCGACCCGGTGCGCCTGGCCATGCTGACGCTGCTGGCCCGCCACCGGGCGCTGTGCGTGTGCGAGATCCAGGCCGCCTTCCCCCTGGGCCAGCCCACCGTCTCCCACCACCTGCGGGTGTTGCGGGAGGCCGGGGTGGTGGACGTCGTACGCCGGGGCCGGTGGGCGTACTACTCCGTGCGGCGCGACGCTCTGGCGGACCTGGCCCGGGGGATGCTGGCGTTGACTCGATCGGAGGTGTGA
- a CDS encoding YtxH domain-containing protein, giving the protein MANRSEFIAGLVVGALVGVGLGLLLAPRAGEETRGRLRSKADEVADLLRGRARDVTDQLKETVEELGSKMRSSAEEVTARVQKALDEQVQKLRAALDRSPAPPERN; this is encoded by the coding sequence ATGGCCAACCGCAGCGAGTTCATCGCGGGACTCGTGGTCGGCGCGCTCGTGGGGGTGGGCCTGGGCCTGCTGCTGGCACCCCGGGCAGGGGAGGAGACCCGCGGGCGGCTGCGGAGTAAGGCCGACGAGGTGGCCGACCTGCTGCGCGGCCGGGCCCGCGACGTGACCGACCAGCTGAAGGAGACGGTGGAGGAGCTGGGCAGCAAGATGCGCAGCAGTGCCGAGGAGGTGACCGCGCGGGTCCAGAAGGCGCTGGACGAGCAGGTGCAGAAGCTGCGCGCCGCCCTGGACCGCTCGCCGGCCCCTCCCGAGCGCAACTGA
- a CDS encoding DEAD/DEAH box helicase — protein MMSSVIAPAPARFGDLVVRPETARAVAALGWTHPTPIQVRVIPLLREGRDVVGQAQTGSGKTGAYGIPLAERLDPARRQGQALVLVPTRELALQVAQDLQALGQPRGLRPAALFGGASMDAQIQELRRGPHLIVATPGRLLDHLRRGTVRLDAAATVILDEADRMLDMGFLPDVTRILGHTPRTRQTALFSATMPAEVRAVAEAQMRQPVWIRITADRPTVPTVTQFYLEVAEQDKVRALRRLLRTEPVEAALVFRRTQHRADRLARALARDLRVGLLHGGLPQGARLRALREFASRRTPVLVATNVAARGLDLPEVSHVINFDMPEDVETYIHRVGRTARAGRPGVAITFVSQHDIAMFDDLRRALGPALRKHPLNIYQA, from the coding sequence ATGATGTCGTCAGTTATTGCACCCGCGCCGGCCCGGTTCGGAGACCTGGTGGTTCGCCCGGAGACGGCGCGGGCCGTGGCCGCGCTGGGCTGGACTCACCCGACCCCCATCCAGGTGCGGGTCATCCCGCTGCTGCGGGAGGGCCGCGACGTGGTCGGGCAGGCCCAGACCGGTTCCGGCAAGACCGGCGCGTACGGAATCCCTCTGGCGGAGCGGCTGGACCCCGCCCGCCGGCAGGGACAGGCCCTGGTCCTGGTCCCCACCCGCGAGCTCGCCCTCCAGGTGGCCCAGGACCTGCAGGCGCTGGGCCAGCCGCGGGGACTGCGTCCTGCGGCCCTGTTCGGCGGGGCCTCGATGGACGCACAGATCCAGGAACTGCGCCGGGGCCCGCACCTGATCGTGGCGACGCCCGGCCGCCTGCTGGACCACCTGCGCCGCGGCACGGTCCGCCTGGACGCCGCCGCCACCGTGATCCTGGACGAGGCCGACCGGATGCTGGACATGGGCTTCCTGCCCGACGTCACCCGCATCCTCGGCCACACGCCCCGGACCCGCCAGACGGCGCTGTTCTCCGCCACCATGCCGGCCGAGGTGCGGGCCGTGGCCGAGGCGCAGATGCGCCAGCCGGTGTGGATCCGCATCACCGCCGACCGTCCGACGGTTCCCACCGTCACCCAGTTCTACCTGGAGGTGGCCGAGCAGGACAAGGTGCGGGCGCTGCGGCGCCTGCTGCGCACCGAACCGGTGGAGGCCGCGCTGGTGTTCCGCCGGACCCAGCACCGCGCCGACCGCCTGGCCCGGGCCCTTGCGCGCGACCTCCGGGTGGGCCTGCTGCACGGCGGCCTGCCCCAGGGCGCCCGCCTGCGGGCCTTGCGGGAGTTCGCCTCGCGGCGCACGCCCGTGCTGGTGGCCACCAACGTGGCGGCCCGGGGGTTGGACCTGCCCGAGGTCTCCCACGTGATCAACTTCGACATGCCCGAGGACGTGGAGACCTACATCCACCGGGTGGGCCGGACGGCGCGCGCGGGGCGGCCGGGAGTGGCCATCACCTTCGTGAGCCAGCACGACATCGCCATGTTCGACGACCTGCGTCGGGCGCTGGGGCCGGCCCTGCGCAAACACCCGCTCAACATCTACCAGGCCTAA
- a CDS encoding cupin domain-containing protein — translation MDVLWPDPRQAVPPERPEYFAGTVRLHYLRRPEAGGAELIAVYFDPGARTIPHVHHADQVLVFVDGEGVVATAEGRRILRAGQIAVIPGGTWHWHGATRTSAACHISIKAAGPTDWGVERRDWEDY, via the coding sequence ATGGACGTCCTGTGGCCGGATCCCCGTCAGGCGGTCCCCCCGGAGCGGCCGGAGTACTTTGCCGGGACCGTGCGCCTGCACTACCTGCGCCGGCCGGAGGCCGGCGGCGCCGAGCTCATCGCCGTCTACTTCGACCCCGGCGCCCGGACCATTCCCCACGTCCACCACGCGGACCAGGTCCTGGTCTTCGTGGACGGCGAGGGGGTGGTGGCCACCGCCGAGGGGCGGCGGATCCTGCGCGCCGGGCAGATCGCGGTCATCCCCGGGGGTACCTGGCACTGGCACGGCGCGACGCGGACTTCCGCCGCCTGCCACATCTCCATCAAGGCGGCCGGCCCCACCGACTGGGGCGTGGAGCGCCGGGACTGGGAGGACTACTGA
- the arsN2 gene encoding arsenic resistance N-acetyltransferase ArsN2 codes for MEIRPAAPSHLPVVRDLLAAAGLPDGGLPEQLEGFVVATDGDQVVGCAGMEVYGACGLLRSVAVRPDRRRRGVGRALVARLIARARAAGVAAIYLLTTDAVDYFARLGFEPLDRDQVPPEVRRSARFSAECCAAARAMRLGLREREETP; via the coding sequence GTGGAAATCCGTCCCGCCGCGCCCTCCCATCTGCCCGTCGTCCGGGACCTGCTGGCCGCCGCCGGCCTGCCCGACGGCGGCCTGCCCGAGCAGCTCGAAGGCTTCGTGGTCGCCACCGACGGCGACCAGGTGGTCGGGTGCGCGGGGATGGAGGTCTACGGAGCCTGCGGCCTGCTGCGCTCGGTGGCAGTGCGGCCGGACCGCCGCAGGCGCGGCGTGGGGCGGGCCCTGGTGGCGCGCCTGATCGCCCGCGCCCGCGCGGCGGGAGTGGCCGCCATCTACCTCCTCACGACCGACGCCGTGGACTACTTCGCCCGGCTGGGGTTCGAGCCACTGGATCGGGACCAGGTCCCGCCTGAGGTCAGGCGGTCGGCGCGGTTTTCGGCGGAGTGCTGCGCCGCCGCTCGGGCGATGCGCCTGGGGCTGCGGGAGAGGGAGGAGACGCCGTGA
- a CDS encoding RNA-binding protein, whose protein sequence is MSTKRLFVGNLSYDTTEEELRGLFTTWGPVSDTRLLAERGFGFVEIPAERMAEAIAAMHGKEFKGRTLIVNEARPRPQGPSGGRGYGGGGGRPGGWSGGGGGERSGRGGGGRGRRRERRDRRPRW, encoded by the coding sequence ATGAGCACCAAGCGGTTGTTTGTCGGCAACCTGTCCTACGACACCACCGAGGAGGAGCTGCGCGGCCTGTTCACCACCTGGGGCCCGGTGAGCGACACGCGCCTGCTCGCCGAGCGGGGGTTCGGCTTCGTCGAGATCCCGGCCGAGCGGATGGCCGAGGCGATTGCGGCGATGCACGGCAAGGAGTTCAAAGGTCGGACGCTGATCGTCAACGAGGCCCGCCCGCGGCCTCAGGGCCCGTCCGGCGGGCGGGGATATGGCGGAGGCGGTGGGCGGCCGGGCGGGTGGTCCGGCGGTGGAGGCGGCGAGCGCTCGGGGCGGGGTGGAGGCGGGCGGGGACGGCGCCGCGAGCGGCGCGACCGTCGGCCGCGCTGGTAG
- the solA gene encoding N-methyl-L-tryptophan oxidase gives MVTADVLVVGLGAMGGAAAYHLARRGARVVGLDRYAPPHDRGASHGRSRIIREAYFEHPDYVPLVQRSYDLWDELQARSGEPLLRITGGLMLGPADGELVRGALDSARRHGLPCEVLEPDEIVRRYPAFRPPAGFVAVAEPRAGVLDPEACVGAHLRAAADAGARLVYDEPALRWDAGSHGVTVETPRATYRASRLVLCPGPWAPEVLQDLDLPLVVERNVMYWFRPRRRDLFDPEHFPIYICEHRPGAFFYGFPAQADGAVKVARHHSGEACTPQTIRRDVAAEEVDAMRALLAAFLPDAAGDLAGTATCMYTNTPDGHFVIGLHPRHPQVVLACGFSGHGFKFAPVVGEIAADLALLGRTRHPIALFDPRRPALAR, from the coding sequence ATGGTCACCGCGGACGTGCTGGTCGTGGGCCTGGGCGCCATGGGCGGCGCCGCCGCCTACCACCTGGCGCGCCGGGGAGCGCGGGTGGTGGGTCTGGACCGGTACGCCCCGCCCCACGACCGGGGGGCGTCCCACGGTCGCTCGCGGATCATCCGCGAGGCATACTTCGAGCACCCCGACTACGTCCCCCTGGTCCAGCGCAGCTACGACCTGTGGGACGAGCTGCAGGCCCGATCTGGGGAGCCGCTGCTGCGGATCACCGGAGGGCTGATGCTGGGGCCCGCTGACGGGGAGCTGGTCCGGGGGGCGCTGGACAGCGCCCGGCGGCACGGCCTGCCCTGCGAGGTGCTGGAGCCCGACGAGATCGTCCGCCGCTACCCCGCATTCCGCCCGCCGGCCGGATTCGTGGCGGTGGCGGAACCGCGGGCGGGCGTGCTGGATCCGGAAGCGTGCGTGGGCGCCCACCTCCGGGCGGCCGCCGACGCCGGGGCACGTCTGGTCTACGACGAGCCCGCGTTACGGTGGGACGCCGGCTCCCACGGCGTCACGGTGGAGACCCCCCGCGCGACATACCGGGCCTCCCGCCTGGTCCTGTGTCCGGGGCCGTGGGCGCCGGAGGTGCTCCAGGATCTGGACCTGCCCCTGGTGGTAGAGCGCAATGTGATGTACTGGTTCCGTCCCCGCAGGCGCGACCTGTTCGACCCTGAGCACTTTCCCATCTACATCTGCGAGCACCGCCCCGGGGCGTTCTTTTATGGCTTTCCGGCCCAGGCCGACGGCGCGGTGAAGGTGGCGCGCCACCACAGCGGCGAGGCCTGCACACCCCAGACCATCCGGCGCGACGTCGCGGCGGAAGAGGTGGACGCCATGCGGGCGCTGCTGGCCGCCTTCCTCCCCGACGCCGCCGGGGACCTGGCCGGCACCGCCACCTGCATGTACACCAACACCCCCGACGGGCACTTCGTCATCGGCCTGCACCCCCGCCACCCCCAGGTGGTGCTGGCCTGCGGGTTTTCCGGCCACGGGTTCAAGTTCGCCCCGGTGGTGGGAGAGATCGCCGCCGACCTGGCGCTGCTGGGCCGCACGCGACACCCCATTGCCCTGTTCGACCCCCGCCGACCCGCCCTGGCCCGCTAG
- a CDS encoding methyltransferase domain-containing protein, with protein sequence MISPEDLKRQVREHYARAAGGGCGCAGACCAPGVAEAAAQGLGCGFPLAYADLQPGEVVVDLGSGTGGDVIRAARQVGPAGRAIGVDMTAEMVERARATAREAAVPHAEFLLGEVERLPLADGSVDVVISNCVLNLVPDKAAAFREAFRVLRPGGRLVVSDIVSRGRLPDSVRADARAWAACVGGALDVEEYLALLRGAGCDPVEVVDAAPAASGQVFSITVRARKPD encoded by the coding sequence GTGATCTCTCCGGAGGATCTCAAGCGACAGGTGCGGGAGCACTACGCCCGCGCCGCCGGTGGCGGCTGCGGGTGCGCCGGTGCCTGCTGTGCGCCGGGGGTGGCCGAGGCCGCCGCCCAGGGCCTGGGCTGCGGGTTCCCCCTGGCCTACGCCGACCTGCAGCCCGGCGAGGTGGTCGTGGACCTGGGGTCCGGCACAGGCGGCGACGTGATCCGGGCGGCGCGGCAGGTCGGGCCGGCGGGCCGGGCGATCGGTGTGGACATGACGGCCGAGATGGTGGAGCGGGCGCGCGCCACCGCGAGGGAGGCCGCCGTGCCCCACGCCGAGTTCCTCCTGGGCGAGGTCGAACGCCTGCCTCTGGCGGACGGATCGGTTGACGTGGTCATCAGCAACTGCGTCCTCAACCTGGTCCCCGACAAGGCGGCGGCGTTCCGGGAGGCGTTCCGGGTGCTGCGGCCGGGGGGGCGCCTGGTGGTCTCCGACATCGTCTCCCGGGGGCGTCTGCCCGACTCCGTGCGCGCGGACGCCCGGGCGTGGGCGGCCTGCGTGGGCGGCGCCCTCGACGTCGAGGAGTATCTGGCGCTCCTCCGCGGCGCCGGCTGCGACCCGGTGGAGGTGGTGGACGCCGCGCCGGCCGCGTCCGGTCAGGTCTTCAGCATCACGGTCCGGGCCCGCAAGCCTGACTGA
- a CDS encoding ImmA/IrrE family metallo-endopeptidase, whose product MRHCPVCDSEMSPRFASECEPPVAWACLECGLLQLESGGRPFTPEQAEAVAALAPAVSSRRSRPASAAAAQAREILDTFGADVPVDVEALAQRLGFAVQWRSLPGGVRGTVGGEEGHRVLVLNRDYPFRTEAERRWAVAEELAHAVLGHGTLVASEEPGGPPALQEPARRAREREARAFAAELLMPAARVRQAFAREQAIILRALGTQERAEAVRTVVADLAREFRVSQQAMRLRLAELGLLA is encoded by the coding sequence ATGCGTCACTGTCCGGTCTGCGACAGCGAGATGTCCCCGCGCTTTGCCAGCGAGTGCGAGCCTCCGGTGGCGTGGGCGTGCCTGGAGTGCGGCCTGCTGCAGCTGGAAAGCGGCGGCCGGCCGTTCACCCCCGAGCAGGCCGAGGCGGTGGCCGCCCTGGCCCCCGCCGTCTCCTCCCGCCGCAGCCGGCCGGCGTCGGCCGCAGCCGCCCAGGCCCGCGAGATCCTGGACACCTTCGGAGCCGACGTCCCCGTGGACGTGGAGGCCCTGGCGCAGCGGCTGGGCTTCGCCGTCCAGTGGCGCAGCCTGCCCGGCGGCGTGCGCGGGACCGTGGGCGGGGAGGAAGGGCACCGCGTGCTGGTCCTCAACCGCGACTACCCGTTCCGCACCGAGGCCGAGCGGCGGTGGGCGGTGGCCGAAGAGCTGGCCCACGCCGTCCTCGGCCACGGCACCCTGGTGGCCAGCGAGGAACCCGGCGGCCCTCCGGCGCTGCAGGAGCCCGCCCGCCGGGCGAGGGAGCGCGAGGCCCGCGCGTTCGCGGCCGAGCTGCTGATGCCGGCCGCCCGGGTCCGCCAGGCGTTCGCCCGGGAGCAGGCCATCATCCTGCGCGCCCTGGGGACCCAGGAGCGGGCGGAGGCCGTCCGCACCGTGGTGGCCGACCTGGCGCGGGAGTTCCGGGTCTCCCAGCAGGCGATGCGCCTGCGCCTGGCCGAGCTGGGCCTGCTGGCTTAG
- the proC gene encoding pyrroline-5-carboxylate reductase, with the protein MEVAGVSHLVIGMVGAGNMADALLRGLLGRTVVPPEDIWVTNRSNRERLLAVGARYGVRVTPAKDPLLHAASVLVLAVKPRDTREVLAEIAGRVRSDQLVISVIAGIPLATLEAALPGVPVVRAMPNTSAAVLASATALTPGRHATEGHLATAVRMFEAVGDTVVVSEDVLDVVTGLSGSGPAYVYRLIEAMIHAGTDLGLSGELARRLAVQTLVGAARMLAESAADPSELRQRVTSPGGTTMAALGVLEDRGFARAVRDAISRAAERAREMAEQFADRAAPAGGDGPARAAGT; encoded by the coding sequence ATGGAGGTGGCAGGCGTGTCGCACCTGGTCATCGGGATGGTCGGCGCCGGCAATATGGCCGACGCCCTGCTGCGGGGGCTGCTGGGCCGCACCGTGGTCCCTCCGGAGGACATCTGGGTCACCAACCGCTCCAACCGCGAGCGGCTGCTGGCCGTGGGCGCCCGCTACGGCGTGCGGGTGACGCCAGCCAAGGACCCCCTCCTGCACGCCGCCTCGGTCCTGGTCCTGGCCGTCAAGCCCCGGGACACCCGGGAGGTGCTGGCCGAGATTGCCGGCCGGGTGCGGTCCGACCAGCTGGTGATCTCGGTCATCGCCGGCATCCCCCTGGCCACGCTGGAGGCCGCGCTGCCGGGCGTTCCGGTGGTCCGGGCGATGCCCAACACCTCGGCGGCGGTCCTGGCCTCGGCCACCGCGCTGACCCCGGGCCGCCACGCGACCGAGGGCCACCTGGCCACCGCCGTCCGCATGTTCGAAGCCGTGGGAGACACGGTGGTGGTCTCCGAGGATGTCCTGGACGTGGTCACCGGCCTGTCGGGCAGCGGGCCCGCCTACGTCTACCGGCTCATCGAGGCGATGATCCACGCCGGCACCGACCTGGGCCTCAGCGGGGAACTGGCCCGGCGCCTGGCGGTGCAGACCCTGGTGGGGGCGGCCCGCATGCTGGCCGAGTCGGCGGCCGACCCGAGTGAGCTGCGGCAGCGGGTCACGTCCCCGGGGGGGACGACCATGGCGGCCCTGGGCGTCCTGGAAGACCGCGGGTTCGCCCGGGCGGTGCGGGACGCGATCTCCCGCGCCGCCGAGCGCGCCCGGGAGATGGCCGAGCAGTTTGCCGACCGCGCCGCGCCTGCCGGAGGAGACGGCCCCGCCCGCGCGGCGGGGACCTAG
- a CDS encoding cobalamin-binding protein, giving the protein MRIVSLLPGATEIVCALGLRDRLVGISHDCDYPPEIAGTPVLSQAVVGADLPSGVIDARVREAVHRGTSVYHLDAARLAALRPDLILTQELCAVCAPSYTQVTAAARILDAQPRIVSLEPQDLAGILDAIRLVGDLTGRRARAADLAAGLRARIDRVRQATAGRPRPRVVCLEWLDPLFIAGHWVPEMVEIAGGQDVLGRAGRPSYAASWQEVAAARPDVVVVMPCGFDVARARREISLLTARPGWDDLPAARAGRVYLTDASAYFNRPGPRIATGVEVLASLLHPGAVRIDLPTGAWASLSDTSQ; this is encoded by the coding sequence GTGCGCATCGTGTCGCTGCTGCCCGGCGCCACGGAGATCGTGTGTGCCCTCGGCCTGCGGGACCGCCTGGTCGGCATCTCCCACGACTGCGACTACCCTCCGGAGATCGCCGGCACGCCGGTCCTGAGCCAGGCCGTGGTAGGCGCCGACCTGCCCAGCGGGGTGATCGACGCCCGCGTCCGCGAGGCTGTCCACCGCGGCACCAGCGTCTACCACCTGGACGCGGCACGCCTGGCGGCCCTGCGGCCCGACCTGATCCTCACCCAGGAACTGTGCGCGGTGTGCGCGCCCTCCTACACGCAGGTCACCGCGGCGGCCCGGATCCTGGACGCCCAGCCGAGGATCGTCTCGCTGGAACCGCAGGACTTGGCGGGCATTCTGGACGCCATCCGCCTGGTCGGCGACCTGACCGGCCGCCGCGCCCGGGCCGCAGATCTCGCGGCCGGCCTGCGCGCGCGGATCGACCGCGTGCGGCAGGCCACCGCCGGACGCCCCCGTCCCCGGGTGGTCTGCCTGGAGTGGCTGGACCCGCTCTTCATCGCCGGGCATTGGGTCCCGGAGATGGTCGAGATCGCCGGCGGCCAGGACGTTCTCGGCCGGGCGGGGCGCCCCTCGTATGCCGCCTCCTGGCAGGAGGTGGCGGCCGCACGCCCCGACGTGGTGGTGGTGATGCCGTGCGGGTTCGACGTGGCCCGCGCGCGGAGGGAGATCTCCCTGCTCACCGCCCGCCCCGGATGGGACGACCTGCCGGCGGCCCGCGCCGGCCGCGTCTACCTCACCGATGCGTCTGCCTACTTCAACCGACCCGGGCCCCGGATCGCCACCGGGGTGGAGGTCCTCGCCTCGCTGCTGCACCCGGGGGCCGTCCGCATCGACCTGCCGACGGGGGCCTGGGCGTCCCTGTCCGACACCTCTCAGTAG
- a CDS encoding DEAD/DEAH box helicase, with translation MTASTPAPRPTVRRPTSGRLRALLHDVGTPPPGPFVPAPFQEAALAAVRTFDVLVCAPTGSGKTWIAEQAIGELLAAGGSAWYTTPLKALSNQKFHRFTGLYGAESVGLLTGERRINAQAPVIVATTEILRNALYGERLAPDLIVLDEAHYLADRERGTAWEEILLLAPPRSRLLLLSATFPNAEVVAGWLAEVRGRRPEVIVERTRPVPLRYVLADGRGRLLAPDALGHLPPDGRAPGWLAGLLRDLEHYNLLPAILFYPSRRQCDEAVRELAGLRAFGPELRAAALARWERDYPFLRSHPFRSILIDAGVAPHHAGHTTAWRLAVEDLLARGLVRVVCATTTLAAGLDVPARTVILSTLVRHSPEGPVLLSATEFHQMSGRAGRRGKDTVGVVVLPATTRDEAREGLSLIDAEPEPVTSAFSPGYVQVLNLLRRSSLDEALQFLQRSLAAYERREEVRRLREAIAAIPPDDLAERPCDDRLVTRGRYERMQERLARLRRSRAEEEAARVAADLAAWPCASCPVEGRCLQTLEALRSRELRRSSLRQALHAVEGSLADEFLRRAAVLRRLGYLDDAHRLTPDGLWASELRHPRVLILAEIVRRSLIGGSTALWAAAAGALATERAPYRGGEAGLHVLARLAQELDLLERQHAVPPDDLSRQFEPEWEPRARRRIPSPADRRADVVVAWMRGADWPTLVAHSQAEEGDLQRIVLQAAEVLMQVEGLPFPDVRAAARDARLRLLRPPVV, from the coding sequence ATGACCGCGTCCACGCCCGCGCCCCGGCCGACGGTGCGCCGACCCACCTCCGGCCGGCTGCGCGCGCTGCTGCACGATGTCGGCACGCCCCCGCCCGGCCCCTTCGTCCCGGCCCCGTTCCAGGAGGCGGCCCTGGCGGCGGTGCGCACCTTCGACGTGCTGGTGTGCGCGCCCACCGGCAGCGGCAAGACCTGGATTGCCGAGCAGGCCATCGGCGAGCTGCTGGCCGCCGGCGGGTCGGCCTGGTACACCACCCCGCTGAAGGCGCTGTCCAACCAGAAGTTCCACCGGTTCACCGGCCTGTACGGGGCCGAGTCGGTGGGCCTGCTCACCGGCGAGCGGCGCATCAACGCCCAGGCTCCGGTGATCGTGGCCACCACCGAGATCCTCCGCAACGCCCTGTACGGCGAGCGCCTGGCCCCCGACCTCATCGTCCTCGACGAGGCCCACTACCTGGCCGACCGGGAGCGGGGCACGGCCTGGGAGGAGATCCTGCTGCTGGCCCCGCCGCGGTCGCGGCTGCTGCTGCTGTCGGCCACCTTTCCCAACGCCGAGGTGGTGGCCGGCTGGCTGGCGGAGGTGCGGGGCCGCAGGCCGGAGGTGATCGTCGAGCGCACCCGCCCCGTGCCCCTGCGGTACGTGCTGGCCGATGGCCGGGGCCGCCTGCTGGCCCCGGACGCCCTGGGCCATCTGCCGCCCGACGGGCGGGCGCCCGGGTGGCTGGCGGGGCTGCTGCGCGACCTGGAGCACTACAACCTCCTCCCGGCCATCCTGTTCTATCCGTCGCGGCGCCAGTGCGACGAGGCCGTGCGGGAACTGGCCGGGCTGCGGGCGTTCGGGCCCGAACTGCGCGCCGCGGCCCTGGCCCGGTGGGAGCGGGACTACCCGTTCTTGCGGTCCCACCCCTTCCGCTCCATCCTCATCGACGCCGGGGTGGCCCCCCACCACGCGGGACACACCACCGCCTGGCGGCTGGCCGTGGAGGACCTGCTGGCCCGGGGCCTGGTGCGGGTGGTGTGCGCCACCACCACCCTGGCCGCCGGGCTGGACGTGCCGGCCCGCACCGTGATCCTGTCCACCCTGGTGCGCCACAGCCCGGAGGGCCCCGTCCTGCTGTCGGCCACCGAGTTCCACCAGATGAGCGGACGCGCAGGACGCCGGGGCAAGGACACGGTCGGGGTGGTGGTCCTGCCGGCGACCACCCGGGACGAGGCCCGGGAGGGGCTGTCGCTGATCGACGCCGAGCCCGAGCCGGTGACCTCCGCATTCAGCCCGGGCTACGTGCAGGTCCTCAACCTCCTGCGGCGGTCTTCTCTGGACGAGGCCCTGCAGTTCCTGCAGCGGTCGCTGGCGGCCTACGAGCGGCGGGAGGAGGTCCGGCGCCTGCGGGAGGCCATCGCCGCCATCCCTCCCGACGACCTTGCGGAGCGCCCGTGCGATGACCGTCTGGTCACCCGCGGCCGGTACGAGCGGATGCAGGAGCGCCTGGCCCGCCTGCGCCGGTCGCGCGCCGAGGAGGAGGCCGCCCGGGTGGCCGCCGACCTGGCGGCCTGGCCGTGCGCGTCCTGCCCGGTGGAGGGCCGCTGTCTGCAGACGCTGGAAGCGTTGCGGTCCCGGGAGTTGCGGCGCTCGTCGCTGCGGCAGGCCCTGCACGCGGTCGAGGGGTCCCTGGCCGACGAATTCCTCCGGCGGGCGGCGGTCCTGCGGCGGCTGGGCTACCTGGACGACGCACACCGCCTGACCCCCGACGGCCTGTGGGCCTCCGAGCTGCGGCATCCGCGGGTCCTGATCCTCGCCGAGATCGTCCGCCGCAGCCTGATCGGCGGGTCCACGGCCCTGTGGGCGGCGGCGGCCGGCGCCCTGGCCACCGAGCGGGCCCCCTACCGCGGGGGGGAGGCCGGCCTGCATGTGCTGGCGCGCCTGGCCCAGGAGCTGGACCTCCTGGAACGCCAGCACGCCGTGCCGCCCGACGACCTGTCCCGCCAGTTCGAGCCGGAGTGGGAACCGCGCGCGCGACGGCGGATCCCCTCGCCGGCGGACCGCCGGGCGGATGTGGTGGTGGCCTGGATGCGCGGGGCGGACTGGCCGACCCTTGTGGCCCACAGCCAGGCCGAGGAAGGCGACCTGCAGCGGATCGTCCTCCAGGCGGCCGAGGTGCTGATGCAGGTGGAGGGGCTGCCGTTTCCCGACGTGCGGGCCGCCGCCCGCGACGCCCGCCTGCGCCTGCTGCGGCCGCCGGTCGTGTGA